From Haloarcula hispanica ATCC 33960, the proteins below share one genomic window:
- a CDS encoding substrate-binding protein produces MPTNGSTVNRRQLLKSTGVAGVAGLTGLAGCSGGDGGDGGGDGGDGGDGGGDGGDDYPSLGNFPVEGDTVTFGFNVPQSGPYSSEGQDELRAYELAQKHLNNGGGWVDSFEDLSGDGVLGYTVDSVNGDTATDADTARQAASRMINRDDVVMISGGSSSAVAIAVQGLCQSQNVMFMACLTHSNDTTGKDCARYGFREMFNAYMTGQALAPVLESEYGSDNEFYQLYADYSWGQTQQDSMNQFLSEIGWEEVDSVPTPLGTSDFSSYLSEAANSGADVLVLNHYGLDGANSVSQAVDAGIDEDMELVVPLYNRPMAQAAGGSIEGIYGTIAWDSQIDNEASNAFTQAFQDEYDRVPSGPAQLAYAQTLQYAAAAERAGTFYPPEVIRQLEDYEYSNIGMGQETMRACDHQAQRDIPVAQGLPESEQGDGNFIEIVEITSRDDVGYGCDSGPAAECELGEYGDE; encoded by the coding sequence ATGCCAACTAATGGCAGTACGGTCAACCGACGACAGTTGCTGAAGAGTACGGGCGTTGCAGGTGTGGCGGGGCTGACGGGACTGGCCGGTTGTTCCGGTGGCGACGGTGGCGATGGTGGCGGCGATGGCGGCGATGGTGGCGACGGTGGCGGCGACGGTGGCGACGACTACCCGTCGCTCGGGAACTTCCCGGTCGAGGGCGACACGGTCACGTTCGGGTTCAACGTTCCACAGTCCGGGCCCTACTCCTCAGAGGGCCAGGACGAACTACGGGCGTACGAACTCGCCCAGAAGCACCTCAACAACGGGGGTGGCTGGGTGGACAGCTTCGAGGACCTCAGCGGCGACGGCGTCCTCGGGTACACGGTCGATTCGGTGAACGGCGACACGGCGACCGACGCCGATACCGCTCGACAGGCCGCCTCGCGGATGATAAACCGGGACGACGTGGTGATGATCTCGGGCGGCTCTTCCAGCGCAGTGGCCATCGCCGTGCAGGGCCTCTGTCAGTCGCAGAACGTCATGTTCATGGCCTGTCTGACGCACTCGAACGACACGACCGGCAAAGACTGCGCCCGGTACGGGTTCCGGGAGATGTTCAACGCGTACATGACCGGACAGGCACTCGCGCCGGTGCTTGAAAGCGAGTACGGCTCGGACAACGAGTTCTACCAGCTGTACGCCGACTACTCCTGGGGCCAGACCCAACAGGACTCGATGAACCAGTTCCTCTCGGAGATCGGCTGGGAAGAGGTCGACAGCGTGCCGACGCCGCTCGGGACCAGCGACTTCTCCTCGTATCTCTCGGAGGCCGCAAACAGCGGCGCGGACGTGCTCGTCCTGAACCACTACGGGCTGGACGGCGCGAACTCCGTCTCGCAGGCCGTCGATGCCGGTATCGACGAGGACATGGAGCTCGTCGTCCCGTTGTACAACCGCCCGATGGCACAGGCCGCCGGTGGCTCCATCGAAGGCATCTACGGAACGATCGCCTGGGACTCCCAGATCGACAACGAGGCGTCGAACGCGTTCACGCAGGCCTTCCAGGACGAGTACGACCGCGTCCCGTCCGGTCCGGCCCAGCTCGCCTACGCCCAGACGCTCCAGTACGCGGCCGCCGCCGAACGAGCGGGCACGTTCTACCCGCCGGAGGTCATCCGCCAACTGGAGGACTACGAGTACAGCAACATCGGCATGGGTCAGGAGACGATGCGTGCCTGCGACCACCAGGCCCAGCGTGACATTCCGGTCGCACAAGGGCTGCCGGAGAGCGAGCAGGGCGACGGGAACTTCATCGAGATTGTCGAGATCACGTCCCGAGACGACGTCGGATACGGGTGCGATTCCGGACCGGCCGCGGAGTGTGAACTCGGCGAGTACGGCGACGAATAG
- a CDS encoding branched-chain amino acid ABC transporter permease gives MTLLADILTILLNGLQQGAIYVLLAVGLSIILGTLKFVNFAHGALYLVGAYLGLFITGSVPLNDGQLVEWGIQSYGIGLGFIAALVIVPIVVFVIGLLMERFLAQAFYDRPDTDQILVTFGLAIIVQELLRAMLGGNSQPFPQPSWASGPIALPVVGNFPRWRLGVIAITAVLVLGVYALVEYTDFGLIVQAGTLDDEMVRLLGIKLSRPYLVVFGIGAALAGVAGVVGGPLANVNPNIGTEQLVPAFLTVVIGGVGKIEGAVVAGLMLGTLQVLLIQTGYAAWSQVGIYALAAIILLVRPQGLLGSEVDVS, from the coding sequence GTGACGCTACTCGCGGACATCCTCACCATCTTATTGAATGGGTTGCAACAGGGCGCGATTTACGTCCTGCTCGCGGTCGGACTGTCGATTATCCTCGGGACGCTAAAATTCGTTAACTTCGCGCACGGGGCACTGTACCTCGTCGGTGCGTATCTGGGGCTGTTCATAACTGGAAGTGTTCCATTGAATGACGGCCAACTGGTAGAATGGGGCATCCAGTCATACGGCATCGGACTGGGATTCATTGCTGCACTGGTCATCGTGCCGATTGTCGTGTTCGTTATCGGCCTCCTGATGGAGCGATTCCTTGCACAGGCGTTCTACGACCGCCCCGACACCGACCAGATTCTCGTCACGTTCGGACTCGCAATCATCGTCCAGGAACTGCTCAGAGCGATGCTCGGCGGGAACAGCCAGCCGTTCCCACAGCCCTCGTGGGCATCCGGTCCCATCGCGCTGCCTGTCGTCGGGAACTTCCCGCGCTGGCGACTCGGCGTCATCGCGATTACGGCAGTCCTCGTTCTGGGCGTGTACGCCCTCGTCGAGTACACTGACTTCGGCCTCATCGTTCAGGCCGGTACCCTCGACGACGAGATGGTTCGCCTCCTGGGAATTAAACTGAGCCGGCCGTACCTCGTCGTCTTCGGCATCGGTGCCGCCCTCGCCGGCGTGGCCGGCGTCGTCGGCGGCCCGCTCGCCAACGTCAACCCCAACATCGGCACTGAACAGTTGGTGCCGGCGTTCCTGACCGTCGTCATCGGCGGCGTCGGGAAGATAGAAGGGGCCGTCGTGGCCGGGCTGATGCTCGGGACGCTGCAGGTACTCTTAATCCAGACCGGCTACGCCGCCTGGAGCCAGGTCGGCATCTACGCGCTCGCGGCGATAATCCTGCTGGTGCGTCCACAGGGGCTGCTGGGCTCGGAGGTTGATGTCTCGTGA
- a CDS encoding DUF7537 family lipoprotein, with translation MARNLRRQLLVFIVVVTAGCGGFGFSGGDDSATPVTPAPVPTDSATTYPAGVGATGVTSPSLLGSAHGDRLNGTGYTLTMNRTVRYANGSLRSHLRVQVVLDANRTHLANVTVRGPAAPVLLGRPPATASFWSDGDTYLRRLVRDNQTIYNEYDPPDSYAGTWRYWVHAAALNGRPAADVTRTVAPFHTRTLQPQQSDGTTYVIRGDRLRENTSSTAWASRENATLVAHVTQSGLVRHYRTEYTTLTDGDEPVTVTRTVRFTAVGNTTVGPPPWRDRAQSTG, from the coding sequence ATGGCGAGGAATCTGCGTCGGCAGTTACTCGTCTTCATCGTCGTCGTTACCGCGGGCTGTGGGGGGTTCGGGTTCAGCGGCGGCGACGACTCGGCGACGCCGGTGACGCCCGCCCCGGTGCCGACCGACTCCGCGACCACGTATCCGGCCGGCGTCGGGGCGACGGGCGTCACCAGCCCATCTCTGCTCGGTTCCGCACACGGTGACCGTCTCAACGGAACCGGGTACACGCTGACGATGAACCGGACCGTCAGATATGCAAACGGGTCGTTGCGGTCCCACCTCCGAGTCCAGGTCGTGCTGGACGCGAACCGGACACACCTCGCCAACGTCACTGTCCGCGGCCCTGCCGCCCCGGTGCTCCTCGGTCGGCCGCCGGCGACCGCGTCGTTCTGGTCCGACGGCGATACGTATCTCCGCCGACTCGTGCGCGACAACCAGACGATCTACAACGAGTACGACCCGCCGGACAGCTACGCCGGAACGTGGCGGTACTGGGTTCACGCCGCCGCGTTGAACGGCCGTCCGGCCGCCGACGTCACTCGGACCGTTGCCCCGTTCCACACCCGGACCTTGCAGCCCCAGCAGTCAGACGGGACCACCTACGTCATCAGAGGGGACCGGCTACGGGAGAACACCTCGTCGACAGCGTGGGCGTCCCGGGAGAACGCGACGCTCGTCGCCCACGTCACGCAGTCGGGCCTTGTCCGGCACTACCGGACCGAGTATACGACGCTCACGGACGGCGACGAACCAGTCACTGTAACCAGAACTGTCAGGTTTACCGCGGTCGGCAACACGACGGTCGGACCGCCGCCGTGGCGTGACAGGGCGCAGTCGACCGGTTGA